A genomic region of Bactrocera dorsalis isolate Fly_Bdor chromosome 3, ASM2337382v1, whole genome shotgun sequence contains the following coding sequences:
- the LOC105223496 gene encoding uncharacterized protein LOC105223496 isoform X1, producing MSELQPVWKKAEGAVKYYKDSDNEKHRVAASPRQIKTQIAKISYTSIMKTPTKKNKAKQSPPKDDSTETESENVIEPAELETRKICSNDNTNNEFVKMKKERDQEIKNLNTYLTEIINNNPTDKTKLTENGKAEDEVENNVRKYDQIVRRCNTEVDFRPVAQSERRLKSRVVSIIRSKSSHPPDTKSHELLPSVAQNVKRKSYNVEEARKFLKDQKRRRRFQQATSALKVKGEKTAIEKEEIKKRLEELRKNSRAIITKNVNKKKNSPIALDDRKKKEIKVDPDLFKNINVKENNNGEAFKDLKTEPVIEKSEVGISDICPTTPNDNVIKNTEVKSICNSNLKSIIPDPIKELGILFPEKRIGLLRKPETKDHSFSAIREYNFDKENIALEMLNPKFVQSVPLVPKTTSNDKGNTKDREEIREEVTYRKPTCDLLHYLHADELKNPDLSKVYKVDSIRKSCDESNSKCEGNTNNITVNNLPYWLKPSAVQIYPYNFIMAVRRKLEALADVRQSTNQIHIKSQKTANSQIADKTSLSRNYSLNQSLKQKTDATESKYSEGSLKTIKTDTDRIYTNCNNSNIHPTQSQSEINSNLSSISVQLLQSSNNELRTSSNKTNSIPLTNAKSKGFALTSEDDTTISSSIFNSPERIIRQRNDTSRGKCEELHRAISPLSLERVENLTIMSSKKLKTAIAAKHVNPNRGDAQTSKMEHNLSHNQSTSREIDFNQLLNDFNRSLSQVIEVNDRLKTTINKSHEICGTTHTENNNIREPDDYTTDFEKCSSHRTNNSSDVQNEIDLQKAHIESYSENEICGLKYGDNQTCKEAKNTIKFSHESQQECDEQLNKIIKSKMNCISSQKYGLSKVCYESSEIYSVNGKHKTLEIQNQENSKRAEHLTETLISTNISDENGCDSTSSIQENIRSKTENENKQKVETPQKSKFSERKKTFTSINHEDSPYQQNFLSENITASHKILEMFDYSNLEISLGSVKTDSLSDSTCSYSNVGMYEKLIRNETTKSEHLTALLKMREKALFDRTKGQIAWLEVQKERCKSKGLLFQIAAIKKKQRGILLKMEKEREEIKRLLQSTTSTSSTESTSNRENKSITPPSRKPIKSVVPEKTNTKIYQRISRSDCDEEKSPTLQSTLVRNIDNKPSDLWQQNIKVKVDRSEPVVRANYTLETSRSLEELLKKRELDLQRRREHVEQLMQWHRRLDQEEAEVLQMENKLLRYNTHKSESKNLAADKTKVPPQDHAVTVPLTNYNSHVRVQRRLKEINNSLKELNSISSTHTTAGSNEGSGEEIVVDAIDCVRTTGAKLNKLWRRLTSQQFEKYEPDKRYELSKTDLEHLYEAAKVAVLKDFSQNESSLAADLLENSIFSCDQNILPTQQSLQQQNQLKSVLVPSLKLCTSSESSDKEGESCGDTSVNSLQRDNYSPSIVAEKFQHISACSSGSGTISSVVTQSSSEINILLTKITSSMRNTISNVGLVRSLSDGVLYSKDRLLQVGKQESVNIYKEQCAELNGKNSSALTESPSKQVLESHQTHENNNCGTELVFTPAALNYKNVYMEEKMGVQNNILNISNNKAANDDLNVYSKQQDVLSSFHHNSVCVSPKTTTTKYQNPNYNNNSNSSCANLDSTQNDNDNSCSTYSDLDSIKSQPLSDEDSFNSKTFISQPKMFESEEATNANCVSKSYDDDFESSGELTQIDDLSLPHFESIVDVSFSGDNGNSSGVENVDLNHGEKDIKEVLSNVSEKPRNSQSQQSNSEIIIGPPPSQTPADNVRLPALDGNNGSSASSAIQLMPDIINELEIRRCQQILIEPEKVKQFDNVSTVLPYMYVREIPNKPPPPYVPPAHGSPMTTIFPSEERIREISYRRTHELYCELLKTDYITKTGEKLPTVMDEKITNIYERIILDICREYLDEHSEVLTQGDPDNFHTQLAFFNPPNRLHCIQESIYKEVRRCLAMDKTLKRRTPIYSVYGQRANRDHIGKIIIQEMYDEDDKWCNFHREENEVVDLIISEMVGKCLNTIAKEVLIEENGTVDITCRVKEVACEGDAKICSHETESKQHNNSVDLIINDAQ from the exons ATGAGCGAGCTTCAACCGGTTTGGAAGAAAGCCGAAGGTGCAGTTAAATACTACAAAGATTCTG atAATGAGAAACATCGTGTTGCCGCAAGCCCAaggcaaataaaaacacaaattgcTAAAATTTCTTATACGAGCATCATGAAAACTCCCACAAAGAAGAACAAAGCAAAGCAGTCTCCTCCAAAAGATGATTCAACAGAAACTGAATCAGAAAACGTAATTGAACCAGCAGAActtgaaacaagaaaaatatgttcaaatgaTAATACAAACAATGAGTTTGTTAAAATGAAAAAGGAACGTGatcaagaaattaaaaatctgaacacatatttaactgaaattattaataataatcctacagataaaacaaaattaactgaaaacGGTAAAgcagaagatgaggtggaaaatAACGTCAGAAAATACGATCAAATTGTTCGCAGATGTAACACAGAAGTTGATTTTAGACCTGTGGCGCAATCCGAACGACGTTTAAAATCGAGAGTAGTATCTATAATTAGATCAAAGTCCAGTCATCCACCGGACACTAAATCGCATGAACTTCTACCTTCAGTTGCACAAAATGTTAAAAGGAAATCTTACAACGTTGAAGAAGCTCGAAAGTTTTTAAAAGATCAAAAGCGAAGGAGACGCTTTCAACAAGCTACCTCTGCTCTGAAAGTAAAAGGCGAAAAAACTGCTATAGAAaaggaagaaataaaaaagagacTTGAAGAGCTTCGTAAAAATTCCCGAgctataattacaaaaaatgttaataagaaaaaaaactcCCCCATTGCACTAGAtgacagaaaaaaaaaagaaattaaggtTGATCCTGACttatttaagaatattaatgtaaaggaaaataataatggAGAAgcatttaaagatttaaaaacaGAACCCGTAATAGAAAAAAGTGAAGTTGGAATATCAGATATTTGTCCTACGACTCCTAATgataatgtaataaaaaat aCTGAAGTTAAAAGTATATGTAATAGTAACCTTAAATCGATAATTCCCGACCCAATTAAAGAATTAGGCATACTTTTCCCAGAAAAGCGAATTGGATTATTGCGCAAGCCAGAAACAAAAGATCATTCTTTTAGTGCTATAAGAGAATATAATTTTGATAAGGAAAATATTGCTTTAGAAATGTTGAACCCAAAATTTGTCCAATCAGTACCATTGGTTCCAAAAACAACGAGTAATGACAAAGGGAATACAAAAGACCGAGAAGAAATACGAGAGGAAGTTACATATCGAAAGCCTACATGTGATTTATTACATTATTTGCACGCGGATGAACTTAAAAACCCCGATCTATCGAAAGTTTATAAGGTTGATTCCATCAGAAAAAGTTGCGACGAAAGCAATTCAAAATGCGAAGGTAATACTAATAATATTACTGTAAATAATCTTCCGTATTGGTTAAAGCCAAGTGCGGTACAGATTTATCCATACAATTTCATAATGGCCGTAAGACGAAAACTTGAAGCTCTTGCAGATGTAAGGCAATCTACTAACCAAATCCatataaaatctcaaaaaacaGCTAATTCTCAAATTGCGGATAAAACATCTTTATCAAGAAATTATAGCCTTAATCAATCACTTAAACAAAAAACCGACGCAACAGAAAGTAAATATTCGGAGGGATCACTGAAAACTATTAAAACAGACACAGATCGGATATATACAAATTGTAACAATTCTAATATACATCCTACACAATCTCAATCGGAAATCAACTCAAACCTAAGTTCAATATCAGTGCAATTACTTCAATCTTCAAATAATGAATTGAGAACATcgtcaaataaaacaaatagtATTCCACTAACTAATGCGAAATCGAAAGGCTTTGCACTGACATCAGAAGATGACACTACCATTTCCAGTTCAATATTTAATAGCCCAGAACGAATTATTCGCCAAAGAAATGACACTAGCAGAGGCAAATGTGAAGAACTGCATAGAGCTATTAGTCCCCTCTCCTTAGAACGTGTGGAAAATTTGACCATAATGTCaagcaaaaaattgaaaacagcTATTGCAGCGAAGCATGTGAACCCCAACAGGGGTGATGCACAAACCTCTAAAATGGAACACAATTTGTCCCATAACCAGAGCACATCAAGAGAAATTGATTTCAATCAACTTCTAAACGACTTCAACCGTAGTTTATCACAGGTTATTGAAGTTAATGATCGCCTTAAAACAACTATTAATAAATCTCATGAAATTTGTGGGACAACACATACCGAAAACAACAATATAAGAGAACCTGATGACTATACCACAGATTTTGAGAAATGCTCTAGCCATCGAACAAATAATTCTTCAGATGTTCAAAATGAAATCGATTTGCAGAAGGCTCACATCGAAAGTTATTCTGAAAATGAAATCTGTGGGCTTAAGTATGGAGATAACCAAACCTGCAAGGAAGcaaaaaataccataaaattCTCCCATGAATCGCAGCAAGAATGTGATgaacaattaaacaaaataataaaatcaaaaatgaacTGCATAAGCTCGCAAAAATATGGATTAAGTAAAGTTTGCTATGAGTCATCTGAAATATATTCAGTAAATGGAAAACATAAAacgttagaaatacaaaatcaagaaaattctaAACGCGCAGAACATTTAACTGAAACTCTAATTTCCACAAATATTTCCGATGAAAATGGATGCGACAGCACATCTAgtatacaagaaaatattaGGAGCAAGACtgaaaacgaaaataaacaaaaagtggAGACCCCACAAAAGTCTAAGTTttcagaaagaaaaaaaacgtttacttcCATAAACCATGAAGATAGTCCgtatcaacaaaattttttgtctgaAAATATTACGGCAAGccataaaattttagaaatgttCGATTACTCCAATCTAGAAATTTCCTTGGGTTCTGTAAAGACCGACAGTTTATCGGACTCTACTTGTAGCTACTCAAATGTTGGCATG tatgagAAGTTAATAAGAAATGAAACAACCAAATCAGAGCATTTGACCGCTTTATTAAAAATGAGGGAAAAGGCTTTGTTTGATCGCACAAAGGGACAAATTGCTTGGTTAGAAGTCCAAAAAGAGCGTTGCAAATCAAAGGGTTTACTTTTTCAAATTGCGGCCATTAAAAAGAAGCAACGTGGAATTTTGCTAAAAATGGAGAAGGAGCGTGAAGAAATCAAGAg GTTACTACAATCTACTACATCAACAAGCTCAACGGAGTCAACATCGAACCGTGAAAATAAATCCATCACTCCCCCGTCAAGAAAACCCATTAAGAGTGTGGTTCCTGAGAAAACCAACACAAAGATTTACCAAAGAATTTCCCGATCCGATTGTGATGAGGAAAAGTCGCCCACTTTACAGTCTACTTTAGTGAGAAACATTGACAACAAACCATCAGATTTATGGCAGCAgaatattaaagtaaaagtgGATCGTTCGGAACCGGTAGTTCGGGCTAATTATACCCTTGAAACGTCCCGTTCTCTTGAGGAACTTTTGAAGAAACGCGAATTAGATTTACAACGTCGTCGAGAGCATGTTGAGCAATTGATGCAGTGGCATCGCCGACTCGATCAAGAAGAAGCTGAGGTTCTACAAATGGAGAACAAACTACTTAGATATAACACTCATAAAAGTGAATCTAAAAATCTTGCCGCTGACAAAACAAAAGTACCGCCTCAAGATCACGCTGTCACAGTCCCTCTTACTAATTATAATTCACACGTAAGAGTTCAACGACGCTTAAAGGAAATCAACAACAGTTTAAAGGAATTAAATAGCATATCAAGTACGCATACTACGGCAGGAAGTAACGAAGGAAGTGGAGAAGAAATTGTAGTCGATGCGATTGATTGCGTCCGTACAACTGGTGCTAAGTTAAACAAATTATGGCGTCGACTAACCTCACagcaatttgaaaaatatgagcCTGACAAACGCTATGAACTTTCAAAAACAGATTTAGAACATCTATACGAGGCGGCTAAGGTAGCAGTTCTTAAAGACTTTTCACAAAATGAAAGCAGCTTAGCAGCTGATCTTctagaaaatagtattttttcttGCGACCAAAATATATTACCAACTCAACAATCGTTACAACAGCAAAACCAACTAAAGTCAGTTTTGGTGCCGTCACTGAAATTGTGTACCAGCTCCGAATCTTCTGATAAAGAAGGAGAATCGTGTGGGGATACATCCGTCAATTCTTTACAACGCGATAATTACAGTCCTAGCATTGTTGCAGAAAAATTTCAACACATTTCTGCGTGCAGTTCGGGTTCTGGCACCATTAGCTCTGTTGTTACACAATCGTCGTctgaaattaatatattattaacaaaaattacgtCAAGCATGAGAAACAcaatttcaaatgttggcttAGTTAGAAGCCTGTCCGACGGTGTATTGTATTCTAAAGATCGTTTACTCCAAGTCGGCAAACAAGAATCAGTAAACATATATAAAGAACAATGTGCAGAGTTGAATGGAAAAAACTCATCGGCTTTAACTGAAAGCCCTTCAAAACAAGTTTTAGAAAGCCATCAAACACATGAAAATAATAACTGTGGTACGGAGCTTGTATTTACACCAGCAGCactgaattataaaaatgtttacatggAAGAAAAAATGGGAGTTCAGAACAATATCCTCaatattagcaacaacaaagcagctaATGACGATTTAAATGTTTATTCGAAGCAACAAGATGTTCTTAGCAGCTTTCACCATAATTCGGTATGTGTTAGCCCTAAAACAACAACGACGAAATATCAAAATCCAAAttataacaataacagcaatagtTCATGTGCAAATTTAGACTCAACTCAAAATGATAACGATAATAGCTGCAGCACATATTCAGATTTAGACTCAATTAAAAGCCAACCTTTAAGCGACGAAGATTCGTTTAATTCGAAAACATTTATAAGTCagccaaaaatgtttgaatcTGAAGAAGCTACTAATGCAAATTGTGTTTCCAAGTCATATGATGATGATTTTGAAAGCAGTGGCGAATTAACACAAATAGATGATTTATCATTGCCTCATTTTGAAAGTATAGTTGATGTGTCCTTTTCTGGAGATAATGGTAACAGCTCGGGAGTTGAAAACGTGGATTTAAATCATGGAGAAAAAGATATTAAGGAGGTTTTATCTAACGTTTCGGAAAAACCCAGAAATTCGCAATCCCAGCAATCTAATTCAGAAATCATAATAGGCCCTCCACCTTCCCAAACGCCTGCAGATAACGTACGCTTACCAGCACTGGACGGCAACAACGGGTCCTCAGCATCAAGCGCAATACAACTTATGCCTGACATTATAAATGAACTGGAAATACGCCGTTGTCAGCAAATACTAATAGAACCCGag AAAGTAAAACAATTTGATAATGTTTCAACTGTTTTACCGTACATGTATGTCCGCGAAATTCCCAATAAGCCACCACCGCCTTATGTACCTCCTGCTCACGGAAGTCCAATGACAACTATATTTCCATCAGAGGAAAGAATTAGAGAAATAAGCTACCGACGAACACATGAATTGTACTGTGAACTCCTTAAGACTG ATTATATTACTAAAACTGGTGAAAAATTGCCGACAGTAATGgatgaaaaaataacaaatatttacgaGCGCATTATACTAGATATTTGTCGTGAATATCTTGACGAGCATAGTGAGGTTTTAACACAAGGAGATCCTGATAATTTCCATACTCAACTGGCTTTCTTTAATCCTCCAAATCGGTTACACTGTATCCAAGAGTCCATATACAAAGAAGTTCGCCGATGTCTGGCTATGGACAAAACATTGAAACGACGTACACCAATATATTCAGTGTATGGTCAAAGAGCAAATCGTGATCACATTGGTAAAATTATAATCCAAGAAATGTATGACGAAGATGATAAATGGTGTAACTTTCATCGGGAAGAAAATGAAGTGGTCGATTTAATTATTTCCGAGATGGTTGGGAAATGTCTAAATACCATAGCAAAGGAAGTTCTAATTGAGGAAAATGGAACCGTTGATATCACATGTAGAGTCAAAGAAGTTGCATGTGAGGGAGATGCAAAAATATGTTCTCATGAAACAGAGTCAAAACAACATAATAACAGTGTAGACCTCATAATAAATGATgcacaataa